A region from the Lentisphaera profundi genome encodes:
- the lepA gene encoding translation elongation factor 4, with protein sequence MERKKIRNFSIIAHIDHGKSTLADRLLQMTNTVSDRDMEEQLLDNMDLERERGITIKAHPVTMSYKANNDEIYELNLIDTPGHVDFAYEVSRSLAACEGAVLIIDATQGVQAQTVANIDLAMKQGLTIVPVLNKIDLPGTDLAMCYEQLEEILAIPAEEALHCSAKSGEGIPEIIEAIIDRIPCPPEVEEKTLASLIVDSSYDSYRGVVNYVRVFSGEVRAKDQITMFSTGKSYEVKEVGVFTPKMKALDVLSEGSVGYLIANIKDTADSKIGDTITSKMDPVTEALPGFAEVLPMVYSGVYPIDSADFETLRLSMGKLQLNDPSFVYQAESSAALGFGFRCGFLGLLHMEIVQERLRRHYDMDIISTYPSVVYHVYLKDGEMVQVDNPVYLPDPSAIDYIEEPVISANIMIPNDYIGAAMSLIMEKRGLCENTVAVDERHVMLSASLPLHEIVIDFNDRLKSMTKGYGSMNYKPSGYQQAPLVKLEMKVNDDPIDAFASIVHRDAAESRGRKIAERLKAVVPRQMFTIAIQAYVGGNIVARETISAMRKNVTAKCYGGDISRKRKLLEKQKAGKKRMKQIGNVNIPQEAFVQVLKASTSE encoded by the coding sequence ATGGAAAGAAAAAAAATCCGTAATTTTAGTATTATTGCTCATATTGATCATGGTAAATCAACTTTAGCTGACCGCCTTTTGCAAATGACAAATACGGTAAGTGATCGGGACATGGAAGAGCAACTTTTAGATAATATGGACTTGGAACGTGAGCGTGGTATCACGATTAAAGCTCACCCCGTCACAATGTCTTACAAAGCGAATAATGATGAGATTTATGAACTGAATTTGATCGATACACCTGGTCATGTTGATTTTGCCTATGAAGTGAGTCGTTCTTTAGCGGCTTGTGAAGGTGCGGTATTGATTATTGATGCGACTCAAGGTGTTCAAGCACAAACAGTAGCAAATATTGATTTGGCGATGAAACAAGGTTTGACGATTGTTCCTGTATTGAATAAAATTGATTTACCTGGGACTGATCTTGCTATGTGTTACGAGCAACTCGAAGAGATTTTGGCAATACCTGCTGAAGAAGCTTTGCATTGCTCTGCAAAATCAGGTGAAGGAATTCCTGAAATTATTGAAGCTATTATTGATCGTATCCCTTGCCCTCCAGAAGTAGAAGAGAAAACTCTAGCTAGTTTGATTGTTGACTCAAGTTACGATTCTTATCGTGGCGTTGTGAATTACGTACGTGTTTTTTCTGGTGAAGTTCGTGCTAAGGATCAGATCACTATGTTTTCGACCGGTAAATCATATGAAGTTAAAGAAGTGGGTGTCTTTACTCCAAAAATGAAGGCGCTCGATGTGCTTTCTGAGGGCTCGGTTGGTTACTTAATTGCGAATATTAAGGATACTGCAGATTCGAAAATTGGTGATACGATTACCTCGAAAATGGATCCAGTGACAGAGGCTCTGCCTGGTTTTGCTGAAGTTCTTCCGATGGTTTACTCAGGTGTCTATCCGATTGATAGTGCAGACTTCGAGACTTTGAGGTTGAGCATGGGTAAGTTACAGCTTAATGACCCCTCATTTGTGTATCAAGCAGAGTCGTCGGCAGCTTTAGGCTTTGGTTTTCGTTGTGGATTCTTAGGTTTATTGCATATGGAGATTGTTCAAGAGCGTTTACGCCGTCACTACGACATGGATATTATCTCAACTTATCCATCAGTTGTTTATCATGTCTACCTAAAAGATGGCGAAATGGTGCAAGTGGATAACCCCGTTTATCTTCCAGATCCGAGTGCAATTGATTATATTGAAGAGCCTGTTATCTCAGCGAATATAATGATCCCCAATGATTATATTGGTGCGGCGATGAGCCTCATTATGGAGAAACGTGGACTTTGTGAAAATACGGTTGCAGTAGACGAACGTCATGTTATGCTTTCTGCAAGCTTACCGCTTCATGAGATCGTTATTGATTTTAATGATCGTCTGAAGTCGATGACCAAGGGTTATGGTTCAATGAATTATAAACCGAGTGGTTACCAGCAAGCTCCTCTAGTTAAACTCGAAATGAAAGTAAATGATGATCCGATTGATGCGTTTGCTTCAATTGTTCACCGTGATGCAGCTGAATCCCGTGGTCGTAAAATTGCTGAGAGATTAAAAGCAGTTGTTCCACGTCAGATGTTTACGATAGCAATCCAGGCTTATGTGGGTGGTAATATTGTGGCTCGTGAAACAATTAGTGCGATGCGTAAGAATGTTACGGCAAAATGTTATGGTGGTGATATATCACGTAAACGTAAATTGCTAGAGAAGCAGAAAGCGGGTAAGAAGCGTATGAAGCAGATTGGCAATGTAAATATCCCGCAGGAAGCTTTTGTTCAGGTACTTAAAGCCTCGACTTCGGAGTAA
- a CDS encoding S26 family signal peptidase, whose product MSDAFLHVLLVLAIFWAIWSHFPLTAKVKRHRKLKEILRFLKHETRMNEDLYPEDLNAELLALRNETKKALKDKAIDLPSIEEKVDAVHKKIPRKKYADWGARIEGFVVVVAIAFAFRAVILQPFKIPTNSMRPTLHGINVYLEDDSKIKEFRENYLYPIYFGRAYFSNDVPVIGATEQLKDGRSFLIQKLFTRTFYTVGESEKNEFPGEMKQLGEAYQKWSSTETPEADEKMQGYVETGDNLFVNRYVYNLREPQRGDIAVFETKGIRQYDGSKLGGQFYIKRLAGTPGDTLKIDSNRDLYLRESGQTEFVKMDQIHRGFAKVMSKENGYNGYKRLDASERYRYMIALNNKIKPEENMGMNIWKLTTADATLFYKEDGFNRYLIKAEFSNGYKMEFTEDADIFTLGARQYFMLGDNSFNSLDSRSWGTVPRENFMGTACAVFWPFSKRWGWADK is encoded by the coding sequence ATGAGCGACGCCTTCCTACATGTTCTTCTAGTACTAGCGATTTTCTGGGCTATTTGGTCTCATTTTCCTTTAACGGCCAAGGTGAAACGTCATCGTAAACTCAAAGAGATTTTGCGTTTTTTAAAGCATGAAACGCGGATGAATGAAGATCTTTATCCCGAAGACTTGAATGCCGAATTATTGGCTTTGAGGAATGAGACTAAGAAAGCATTAAAGGATAAAGCTATTGACTTGCCATCCATTGAAGAAAAAGTCGATGCGGTACACAAAAAGATACCTCGTAAGAAATATGCTGATTGGGGTGCTCGTATTGAGGGCTTTGTTGTAGTTGTAGCGATTGCCTTTGCTTTTCGCGCAGTGATACTTCAGCCGTTTAAGATCCCGACAAATTCAATGCGTCCCACCCTTCATGGAATCAATGTCTACTTAGAAGATGATTCGAAGATAAAAGAGTTCCGTGAAAATTATTTATACCCAATCTACTTTGGACGCGCTTACTTTAGTAATGATGTGCCTGTTATTGGTGCCACTGAGCAGTTAAAAGATGGTCGTAGTTTTTTGATTCAGAAATTATTCACTCGTACATTTTATACCGTAGGTGAAAGTGAGAAAAATGAATTCCCTGGGGAAATGAAGCAGTTGGGTGAGGCTTATCAAAAATGGTCCAGTACTGAAACTCCAGAGGCAGATGAAAAGATGCAGGGCTATGTTGAAACGGGTGATAACCTCTTTGTGAATCGCTATGTTTACAATTTGCGGGAACCGCAAAGAGGCGATATTGCCGTTTTCGAAACGAAGGGTATCAGGCAGTATGATGGCAGTAAGCTTGGCGGTCAGTTTTATATCAAGCGCTTGGCAGGTACTCCTGGGGATACACTGAAAATAGACTCGAATAGAGACCTATACCTTAGGGAGAGCGGTCAAACTGAATTTGTAAAAATGGATCAAATCCATCGTGGTTTTGCCAAAGTGATGAGCAAGGAAAATGGTTATAATGGTTATAAACGCCTGGATGCGTCGGAACGTTATCGCTACATGATCGCTTTAAATAACAAGATTAAGCCTGAAGAAAATATGGGAATGAACATTTGGAAGCTTACGACTGCTGATGCCACATTATTTTACAAAGAAGATGGATTTAATCGTTACCTTATTAAAGCTGAGTTTAGTAATGGCTATAAAATGGAGTTCACGGAGGATGCCGATATCTTCACACTTGGTGCGAGGCAATACTTTATGCTAGGCGACAATAGCTTCAATAGTTTAGATAGCCGCTCTTGGGGTACAGTACCTAGAGAAAACTTTATGGGTACCGCATGTGCGGTCTTTTGGCCATTTTCTAAACGCTGGGGCTGGGCGGATAAATAA
- a CDS encoding IMP cyclohydrolase yields MSDKTLSRSAYLNRNEGSYEQELVICGSDYTKVDDLRYGTNPHQTAALYKPAGVVSPVGDMKVLKNGKSGLSQTNLEDISYALNIVKFFDEPTCAVMKHVNPSGAATAKNVFDAYIQARDADPRAAFGSTIAFNTELDEQTAKEIMSSFVECVVAPAVSAEAMAVFTNPDVKMNKAIRILQCGDLSDLPRYSGEEEERHNTLKTLADGSVVVAAPLTTSLKTVADLKAASGENKACGFQESTVVATEQEKKDLLAAWYFNISVRSNGVVLVKNGTTVSVGTGEQDRVGAIEQAIAKFKLKYEGNEDIQGSVMSSDGFFPFSDGVETAAAAGVTAVIAPSGSLKDADVIKRANELGVALFHAPERIFSHH; encoded by the coding sequence ATGTCTGATAAGACTTTGTCAAGAAGTGCTTACCTCAATCGTAACGAGGGTTCTTATGAACAAGAATTAGTAATCTGTGGTTCTGATTACACAAAAGTCGATGACTTACGTTATGGAACAAATCCACACCAAACTGCAGCCTTATACAAGCCAGCAGGTGTTGTGAGTCCTGTTGGGGACATGAAGGTCTTAAAGAATGGTAAGAGTGGGCTTTCGCAGACAAACTTAGAAGATATTTCTTATGCTTTAAATATTGTTAAGTTTTTTGACGAGCCGACCTGTGCTGTTATGAAACACGTGAATCCTTCTGGCGCAGCCACTGCGAAGAATGTCTTTGATGCATACATCCAAGCACGTGATGCAGATCCTAGAGCGGCATTTGGTAGTACAATTGCCTTTAATACTGAGCTTGATGAGCAAACTGCAAAAGAAATCATGAGCTCCTTTGTAGAGTGTGTGGTAGCTCCTGCAGTAAGTGCAGAAGCCATGGCTGTGTTCACAAATCCCGATGTAAAAATGAATAAAGCTATTCGCATTCTCCAATGTGGTGATTTGAGTGACTTACCTCGTTATTCAGGTGAAGAAGAAGAGCGTCATAATACTTTAAAAACTTTAGCTGATGGTTCTGTAGTAGTTGCAGCTCCATTGACAACGTCTTTGAAAACTGTAGCAGACCTCAAAGCGGCCAGTGGCGAGAACAAAGCTTGTGGTTTCCAAGAATCTACAGTCGTAGCTACTGAGCAAGAAAAGAAAGATTTACTTGCGGCGTGGTACTTCAATATTAGCGTCCGTTCAAATGGCGTTGTTTTAGTGAAAAATGGTACAACGGTATCTGTTGGTACTGGTGAGCAAGATCGCGTCGGCGCAATTGAGCAAGCTATTGCTAAATTTAAGCTTAAATATGAAGGAAATGAAGATATCCAAGGTTCTGTAATGTCTAGTGATGGCTTCTTTCCGTTCTCGGATGGTGTTGAAACGGCCGCAGCTGCTGGAGTGACTGCAGTTATAGCTCCTTCAGGATCCTTGAAAGATGCAGATGTAATCAAACGTGCTAATGAGTTGGGTGTAGCATTGTTTCATGCACCTGAAAGAATTTTCTCACACCACTAA
- a CDS encoding prenyltransferase/squalene oxidase repeat-containing protein, whose amino-acid sequence MKYFLISLILSVSVWAQSGIDNSLKFEVQASMKKGENFLLSQQNENGSWGLYGGVPAYTALSLTTLAMSPSRDQYSAQMDKAAKYLNQFINPDGSIHDRSEHAYPNYTTSVTLMALFIVDRQKYADVIRKGRRFLVKSQFGPESGVEAGGIGYGSNKTKSDLSNTQYALEALYVTESVDQDGVSPEDVKATREAWAKALEFVERCQSSKENDEKLDIEWKERNYGGFRYSPDRSKADEADKAPYGGMTYAGIKSMIYAKLDKDDPRIKAALEWVKRNYTLDENPGLKLQGHFYYIHTFAKALHAAQIEEVDGENGVKHHWRRDVCRKLLSMQAEEGSWVNTENRWQENNRQLVTAYALMSMYYAMAHQ is encoded by the coding sequence ATGAAATACTTCTTGATTAGTTTAATATTATCTGTCAGCGTTTGGGCGCAATCGGGCATAGATAATTCTTTAAAATTTGAAGTTCAAGCTTCAATGAAAAAAGGCGAAAACTTTTTGCTATCTCAGCAAAATGAAAATGGCTCTTGGGGTTTATATGGAGGAGTGCCTGCATATACAGCCTTATCACTTACGACTTTAGCGATGTCACCTTCTCGTGATCAGTATTCGGCTCAAATGGATAAGGCGGCTAAGTATTTAAATCAATTTATTAATCCAGATGGATCGATTCACGATCGCAGTGAGCATGCCTACCCAAATTACACGACTTCAGTTACCCTGATGGCGCTATTTATTGTGGACCGTCAAAAGTATGCTGATGTTATTCGCAAGGGCCGTCGTTTCTTAGTTAAGAGTCAATTTGGTCCTGAATCTGGTGTAGAAGCAGGTGGTATTGGTTATGGTTCAAACAAGACTAAGTCAGACCTCTCGAATACTCAGTATGCTCTAGAGGCTTTGTATGTAACAGAATCCGTAGATCAAGACGGAGTGAGTCCTGAAGATGTGAAAGCAACTCGCGAGGCTTGGGCCAAAGCTTTAGAATTCGTAGAACGTTGCCAGTCATCTAAAGAGAATGATGAGAAGTTAGATATTGAATGGAAAGAAAGAAACTACGGTGGGTTTCGTTATTCACCTGATCGTTCAAAAGCTGATGAAGCGGATAAGGCACCTTACGGCGGCATGACCTATGCAGGCATTAAATCTATGATTTATGCTAAATTAGATAAGGATGACCCGCGTATTAAGGCCGCTTTAGAGTGGGTAAAAAGAAATTATACTTTGGATGAAAATCCAGGCTTGAAATTACAGGGACATTTTTATTATATTCATACCTTCGCTAAAGCATTGCATGCAGCCCAAATAGAAGAAGTGGATGGAGAGAATGGTGTAAAGCATCATTGGCGCAGAGATGTGTGCAGGAAATTGCTCTCTATGCAGGCAGAAGAGGGTAGTTGGGTCAATACAGAGAATCGCTGGCAAGAAAATAACCGTCAGCTTGTAACAGCTTATGCTTTAATGAGCATGTATTATGCGATGGCTCATCAATAA
- the orn gene encoding oligoribonuclease — MKSTNNLVWMDLEMTGLDPTKDKIIEIATLVTDSELNIIAQGPCLIIHQSDEVMDNMNDWCIKHHGQSGLTQAVKDSKVSQEEACQQTRDFILEYCEKGRAPLCGNSIGQDRMFLTHHMTDIIDVLHYRVVDVSSMKELFNRWYGQKKSYFTKKTTHRALDDILESIEELKFYRQNFLVPKEEL, encoded by the coding sequence ATGAAAAGCACTAACAATTTAGTATGGATGGATCTCGAAATGACCGGTCTAGATCCTACAAAAGATAAAATTATCGAAATCGCCACCCTGGTTACAGATAGTGAATTAAACATTATCGCACAGGGACCCTGCCTGATTATTCACCAAAGTGATGAAGTCATGGATAATATGAATGATTGGTGCATCAAACATCACGGCCAATCAGGACTGACACAAGCGGTAAAGGATTCAAAAGTAAGTCAAGAAGAAGCTTGTCAGCAAACTCGAGATTTCATTTTGGAGTATTGCGAAAAAGGACGAGCTCCTCTCTGTGGTAACTCAATCGGTCAGGACCGCATGTTTTTAACACACCACATGACGGATATTATTGATGTCCTGCACTATCGTGTCGTGGATGTTTCGAGTATGAAGGAACTCTTCAACCGTTGGTATGGACAAAAGAAATCCTATTTCACCAAGAAAACGACTCACCGTGCACTCGATGATATTTTGGAATCCATCGAAGAGCTCAAATTTTATCGTCAGAATTTTTTAGTCCCCAAAGAAGAACTCTAA
- a CDS encoding serine/threonine protein kinase, giving the protein MSFSCEHCGRVFESRLASEGGIDFCSHCHKLNIAILDEGPEIIFGDFIIDEAIGAGGHSIVVKAKHSPSGIDYALKLFFTKCEDDNNISEEFLQEVETASQLVHENIVRIYEGGVHENIMYIVMEHVNGLNLGEYLELYIQMAPKEAVAAMVHVCNALDYVWSNFLMIHRDVKPHNIIVTKEGAVKLCDFGLTSNHEMAVQESRNILGTPFYLSPEMIQTDIYQDNRSDIYSLGCTLYHLIVGLPPFNYGGLLEVVNARIENPPPDPRDEFAECPEALAKIIMTMMATDSDERYATAYEVSEDLMRFLKDETPHLVDPNRERANQ; this is encoded by the coding sequence ATGTCGTTTTCCTGCGAACATTGTGGAAGGGTTTTTGAGTCGCGTCTAGCTTCAGAAGGTGGCATCGATTTCTGTTCTCATTGCCATAAACTTAACATTGCCATTCTTGACGAAGGACCTGAAATAATTTTTGGTGATTTCATCATTGATGAAGCCATTGGAGCTGGCGGCCACTCTATTGTCGTAAAGGCCAAACATAGCCCCTCAGGCATTGACTATGCTCTCAAGCTCTTTTTTACAAAATGTGAAGATGACAACAACATTTCAGAAGAATTCCTCCAAGAAGTCGAAACCGCATCCCAACTCGTCCATGAGAATATTGTACGTATCTATGAAGGTGGTGTCCATGAAAATATCATGTACATCGTCATGGAGCATGTCAACGGCCTCAACTTAGGTGAATACTTAGAGTTATATATTCAGATGGCACCCAAAGAAGCGGTAGCCGCCATGGTTCATGTCTGCAATGCTTTAGATTATGTTTGGTCCAACTTTCTGATGATCCACAGGGATGTAAAGCCTCATAATATCATCGTCACCAAAGAAGGTGCTGTTAAACTCTGTGATTTTGGCTTAACCTCAAATCATGAGATGGCCGTACAAGAAAGCCGTAATATCCTCGGCACCCCCTTTTACCTCTCACCTGAGATGATTCAGACCGACATCTACCAAGACAACCGCTCAGATATTTACTCCTTAGGCTGTACACTCTATCATTTGATCGTAGGTCTACCTCCGTTTAACTACGGCGGTTTACTCGAAGTAGTTAATGCTCGTATAGAAAACCCACCACCAGATCCCCGTGATGAATTTGCTGAATGCCCCGAAGCACTTGCCAAAATTATCATGACTATGATGGCCACAGATTCAGATGAACGCTATGCTACTGCCTATGAAGTTTCTGAAGACTTAATGAGATTTTTAAAAGACGAAACGCCACATTTAGTGGATCCTAACAGAGAAAGGGCTAATCAATGA
- a CDS encoding adenine phosphoribosyltransferase: protein MSDDFSSCLRDIPDFPSPGIIFKDISPLLANPQKFTEVIDAMAKIIEDQSIDFLLGIDSRGFIFASALAQKLKIGMVMARKPGKLPGEVVSQSYDLEYGSATLEIQKDAFEAGDRILVIDDVLATGGTARAASDLVEKMGAHTAGYLFFVELEFLNGRQVLNADSVNSLVKF from the coding sequence ATGAGTGATGACTTTAGCTCCTGTTTGAGGGATATCCCAGATTTCCCAAGTCCCGGAATCATATTTAAAGATATTAGCCCCTTATTAGCTAATCCACAAAAATTCACTGAAGTTATTGATGCAATGGCGAAAATTATTGAGGATCAATCGATAGATTTTTTACTTGGCATTGATTCTCGAGGTTTTATTTTTGCGAGTGCCTTGGCGCAAAAACTCAAGATAGGTATGGTGATGGCAAGAAAACCGGGTAAGCTCCCTGGTGAAGTCGTCTCGCAGTCCTACGATTTAGAGTATGGAAGTGCGACTTTGGAAATCCAAAAAGATGCTTTTGAAGCGGGTGATCGCATTTTAGTGATTGACGATGTCTTGGCAACGGGTGGAACGGCTCGTGCGGCCAGTGATTTAGTTGAGAAAATGGGAGCCCACACAGCGGGGTACTTATTTTTTGTGGAGTTAGAATTTTTAAATGGCAGACAGGTACTGAACGCTGATTCAGTTAATTCTTTAGTTAAATTTTAA
- the acs gene encoding acetate--CoA ligase: MSNDIEVTMQEDRLFEPTFEFIEQAHIKSKGQYDAMYMESIRSPEKFWGDIAEDFTWKKKWDQVINWDDAPVAKWFDGAELNITENCLDRHLETERRTKKALIWEGEPGDTLELTYEQLHDRVCRAAAMLREQGVKKGDRVTIYLPMVPELMISVLACARIGAIHSVIFGGFSSGAILDRVKDAESAVVITADGGWRRGKTLGLKKIVDDAINQTDIVKTCIVVQRAEVDHEMKSGRDIYWNDIYPAEGTAFEAETMKSQDPLFLLYTSGSTGKPKGVQHSTAGYMVGTHTTTKYIFDMKDSDVYWCTADVGWITGHSYLVYGPLLNGATIVMYEGAPNFPDFDRFWDVIEKHKVTIFYTAPTAIRAFMKWGNEHVEKHDISSLRLLGTVGEPINPEAWMWYHEKIGASRCPIVDTWWQTETGAIMITPLPGVTSTRPGCATTPFFGVDAAIVDEKGNEVPDGKGGLLVIRKPWPSMLTNIWGDLDRFKEVYWSRFAEQGYYLAGDGAVKDKNGYITILGRIDDVINVSGHRLSTMELESCLVAHPSVAEAAVVGFEHDLKGEGIAAYVIVNNGFTQSEDDKVILKKFIAGEIGAFARPDQIHFADALPKTRSGKIMRRVLKEIAAGRDIEGDLSTIEDIAALKKLAASAKV, from the coding sequence ATGAGTAACGATATTGAAGTAACGATGCAGGAAGATAGGCTTTTTGAACCAACATTTGAGTTCATTGAGCAGGCACACATAAAATCTAAAGGTCAGTATGACGCCATGTACATGGAGTCAATTAGAAGTCCTGAGAAATTTTGGGGCGACATCGCCGAAGATTTTACATGGAAGAAAAAATGGGACCAAGTGATTAACTGGGATGATGCTCCCGTGGCCAAATGGTTTGATGGCGCAGAACTCAATATTACAGAAAATTGCTTAGACCGTCACTTAGAGACCGAACGACGTACTAAAAAAGCTTTGATCTGGGAAGGTGAGCCAGGTGATACTTTAGAATTGACTTACGAACAACTTCACGATCGCGTTTGCCGTGCGGCTGCAATGTTGCGTGAACAGGGCGTTAAAAAAGGCGATCGCGTTACAATTTATCTACCCATGGTTCCAGAATTAATGATCTCAGTTTTAGCATGTGCTAGAATTGGTGCGATTCACTCAGTAATTTTTGGTGGCTTCTCTTCAGGCGCAATTTTAGATCGTGTAAAAGATGCTGAATCTGCGGTGGTCATTACTGCTGATGGTGGCTGGCGTCGTGGTAAGACTCTCGGGCTGAAGAAAATTGTTGATGATGCTATCAACCAGACTGATATTGTGAAAACTTGTATTGTTGTTCAACGTGCTGAAGTTGATCATGAGATGAAATCTGGACGCGATATTTATTGGAATGATATTTATCCTGCTGAAGGCACGGCTTTCGAAGCGGAAACCATGAAGTCACAGGATCCACTTTTCCTCCTTTATACTTCGGGTTCAACGGGTAAGCCTAAGGGTGTCCAGCATTCAACTGCTGGTTACATGGTAGGGACTCACACGACGACCAAATATATTTTCGATATGAAAGACAGTGATGTTTATTGGTGTACTGCAGATGTAGGATGGATTACTGGTCACAGTTACCTCGTTTATGGTCCTTTACTCAATGGTGCTACGATTGTGATGTATGAAGGGGCGCCAAACTTCCCTGACTTCGATCGTTTCTGGGATGTGATCGAAAAACATAAAGTAACTATTTTCTATACGGCTCCAACAGCTATTCGCGCTTTCATGAAATGGGGAAATGAACACGTTGAAAAACACGATATTTCTTCACTACGCCTTTTAGGTACAGTGGGTGAACCGATTAATCCAGAAGCATGGATGTGGTATCATGAGAAAATTGGTGCCTCACGTTGTCCTATTGTTGATACTTGGTGGCAAACTGAAACTGGTGCGATCATGATTACTCCTTTACCAGGTGTGACTTCTACTCGTCCAGGTTGTGCAACAACGCCATTCTTTGGTGTCGATGCGGCCATTGTTGATGAAAAAGGTAATGAAGTTCCTGATGGCAAAGGTGGCTTGCTCGTAATTCGTAAGCCTTGGCCTTCAATGCTCACTAATATTTGGGGTGATCTTGATCGTTTTAAAGAAGTTTACTGGAGTCGTTTTGCCGAGCAAGGTTATTACCTCGCAGGTGATGGTGCGGTAAAAGACAAAAATGGTTATATCACTATTTTGGGTCGTATTGATGATGTGATCAATGTTTCTGGTCACCGTTTATCCACTATGGAGCTAGAGAGCTGCTTAGTCGCTCACCCATCTGTAGCAGAAGCTGCGGTTGTTGGTTTTGAGCATGATCTCAAGGGTGAAGGCATTGCCGCTTATGTGATTGTTAATAACGGCTTCACTCAGAGTGAAGACGATAAAGTCATACTCAAAAAATTCATCGCAGGTGAGATCGGGGCTTTTGCTCGTCCAGATCAAATTCACTTTGCCGATGCATTGCCAAAAACTCGTTCTGGAAAAATCATGCGCCGCGTCTTGAAAGAGATTGCTGCAGGCCGTGATATTGAGGGCGATTTAAGTACTATTGAGGATATTGCTGCACTCAAAAAACTTGCGGCTTCCGCAAAAGTTTAA